In Rathayibacter sp. VKM Ac-2762, one DNA window encodes the following:
- a CDS encoding aromatic amino acid transaminase — MIVTAHSLAPDPVWELTRRYAADPRPDRLDLTLGVYRDENLQAPVMDAVHDAERLLLGRRESKQYRGPSGHPAFTARMSALLLGEDLAQRAIGVQTVAGTGALRLLAEFLAHFEPGRRVILGAPSYVNHAPVLRAAGLDIHAVPFLDASGRPWLEPTVDALRSARPGDAVLLQGNCHNPSGASLTPAMWDRLTDEIVRAGVIPFIDQAYYGLGDGLEEDLAGMRRLLARVPEGIVSVSCSKAFSLYSERVGCALLLLDPSGTPGAMSTLEAIARAAYSQPPHHGAAIVATILGDEDLERSWRDELERMRNRVTRLRDGLIGGALAAGAPARFAALRDQRGLFLSLPLSPTAMHRLQHDFGAYGLPSGRINLAGVPRTAVDRLASALAEVAAEDDAVRAVA; from the coding sequence ATGATCGTCACCGCGCACAGCCTCGCTCCCGACCCCGTCTGGGAGCTCACCCGCCGCTACGCCGCCGACCCCCGGCCCGACCGCCTCGACCTGACCCTCGGCGTGTACCGCGACGAGAACCTGCAGGCCCCTGTGATGGACGCCGTCCACGACGCGGAGCGCCTCCTGCTCGGGCGGCGCGAGTCGAAGCAGTACCGGGGGCCGAGCGGCCACCCCGCCTTCACGGCGCGGATGAGCGCGCTCCTCCTCGGCGAGGACCTGGCGCAGCGGGCGATCGGCGTGCAGACCGTCGCGGGCACCGGCGCGCTGCGGCTGCTGGCCGAGTTCCTCGCGCACTTCGAGCCGGGGCGGCGCGTGATCCTCGGTGCCCCCTCCTACGTGAACCACGCCCCCGTGCTGCGCGCGGCCGGCCTCGACATCCACGCCGTCCCCTTCCTGGACGCGTCGGGCCGCCCCTGGCTGGAGCCGACCGTCGACGCCCTGCGCTCCGCCCGGCCCGGCGACGCGGTGCTCCTCCAGGGCAACTGCCACAACCCCTCCGGAGCCTCGCTGACGCCCGCGATGTGGGACCGGCTGACCGACGAGATCGTCCGGGCGGGCGTGATCCCCTTCATCGACCAGGCCTACTACGGGCTGGGCGACGGCCTCGAGGAGGACCTCGCGGGGATGCGGCGGCTGCTCGCCCGCGTGCCGGAGGGCATCGTCTCGGTCAGCTGCTCGAAGGCGTTCAGCCTCTACAGCGAGCGCGTCGGCTGCGCCCTCCTCCTCCTGGACCCGTCCGGCACTCCGGGTGCGATGAGCACCCTCGAGGCGATCGCTCGGGCGGCCTACTCGCAGCCCCCGCACCACGGAGCGGCCATCGTGGCGACGATCCTCGGCGACGAGGATCTCGAGCGCTCGTGGCGCGACGAGCTCGAGCGGATGCGGAACCGGGTCACCCGGCTCCGGGACGGCCTCATCGGCGGCGCTCTCGCGGCCGGCGCCCCCGCCCGCTTCGCCGCCCTCCGCGACCAGCGGGGCCTGTTCCTCTCTCTCCCGCTGTCGCCGACGGCCATGCACCGCCTCCAGCACGACTTCGGCGCCTACGGGCTCCCGTCGGGGCGGATCAACCTGGCCGGCGTCCCCCGGACCGCGGTCGACCGGCTCGCCTCCGCGCTGGCCGAGGTGGCGGCCGAGGACGACGCCGTCCGGGCGGTGGCCTGA
- a CDS encoding M20/M25/M40 family metallo-hydrolase, protein MDRRERARLLDELIALPTVSADPSRLGDLRRSATLLADALRERGFDTRLVEDDAGRPSVVGTRGLLPGVPSALLYAHHDVQPAGAGWTSDPFVPLHRGDVVTGRGSADNKAGVVAHLAAIDELRPDRRLGLIVVLDGGEEVGSPGAPALLAGLALEEAPALVLVNDGVNAARGTPSLTQSLRGLLAVDVEVAVMDEPAHSGVNGGGAVDALTAFCRLAASLHDERGEVAVPGLRVGAPATARVDPDAFRARLGLLDGVHVADDLATALWASPALSVLAIDAPRIAESANVLLPRVRARVSLRVPPGLAMDDAAAALRAHLLAQRPFGAHVRVDEVSRSEPWSDARISGVVVAALQDAWGRSPDLLGGGGGIPVVSALSAAFPESVLCITTVADAESRVHGPDENVDLRELDRAVAAEAAVLDALALPQD, encoded by the coding sequence ATGGACCGGCGGGAGCGCGCCCGGCTGCTCGACGAGCTCATCGCCCTGCCGACCGTCTCGGCCGATCCCTCGCGCCTCGGCGACCTGCGCCGGAGCGCCACCCTGCTCGCCGACGCCCTGCGGGAGCGCGGCTTCGACACCCGGCTCGTCGAGGACGACGCCGGCCGCCCCTCGGTCGTGGGCACGCGCGGACTGCTCCCCGGCGTCCCCTCCGCTCTGCTCTACGCGCATCACGACGTGCAGCCCGCGGGCGCCGGCTGGACGTCTGACCCCTTCGTGCCGCTGCACCGGGGGGATGTGGTCACCGGACGCGGCAGCGCCGACAACAAGGCCGGCGTCGTGGCGCACCTCGCGGCGATCGACGAGCTCCGCCCCGACCGGCGGCTCGGCCTGATCGTCGTCCTCGACGGCGGCGAGGAGGTCGGCTCCCCCGGAGCGCCCGCCCTGCTCGCCGGGCTCGCCCTGGAGGAGGCGCCCGCGCTGGTCCTCGTGAACGACGGCGTGAACGCGGCCCGCGGCACTCCGTCGCTGACGCAGTCGCTCCGCGGGCTGCTCGCCGTCGACGTCGAGGTCGCCGTGATGGACGAGCCCGCGCACAGCGGCGTGAACGGCGGAGGAGCGGTCGACGCCCTGACCGCGTTCTGCCGACTGGCCGCCTCCCTCCACGACGAGCGGGGCGAGGTGGCCGTGCCGGGGCTGCGGGTCGGCGCGCCGGCGACCGCCCGCGTCGATCCGGACGCCTTCCGGGCCCGGCTCGGACTGCTCGACGGGGTGCACGTCGCCGACGACCTCGCGACCGCCCTCTGGGCCTCTCCCGCCCTCTCCGTGCTCGCGATCGACGCGCCGCGGATCGCGGAGTCGGCGAACGTGCTGCTCCCCCGGGTGCGCGCGCGCGTCTCGCTCCGGGTGCCGCCGGGGCTCGCGATGGACGACGCGGCCGCCGCGCTCCGGGCGCACCTGCTCGCGCAGCGGCCCTTCGGTGCGCACGTGCGCGTGGACGAGGTGAGCCGGAGCGAGCCGTGGAGCGACGCGCGCATCTCCGGCGTCGTGGTCGCCGCGCTGCAGGACGCGTGGGGGCGCTCGCCCGACCTGCTCGGAGGCGGCGGCGGCATCCCCGTCGTCAGCGCCCTCTCGGCGGCGTTCCCGGAGTCGGTCCTCTGCATCACGACCGTCGCCGACGCCGAGTCGAGGGTCC